One Algibacter sp. L3A6 genomic region harbors:
- the lpxD gene encoding UDP-3-O-(3-hydroxymyristoyl)glucosamine N-acyltransferase, with product MKTSYTIEEINDVLQGELIGHTTQEINGPEQLQNANNNHITFVGSVKYVKFWADSKACAAVVNDNLKIEAGDNRAIIKVKNADLAMAKILDLFNQPAPVFDTDIHPTAVIHETAKIGNGCKIGANCYVGKDVELGNEVILYPNVCVFDETIIGDKTIVWSGTVIRERCIIGSNCIFHTNVSIGADGFGYRPSDDGRGLVKIPQIGNVIIGHFVEIGANSCVDRAKFSSTIIGDGCKIDNLVQVAHNSVMGRSCIMAGHSGLAGSVTLGDGVIIGGSASIKDHTNIDSGATVGAGSGVMNDVKAGQTVLGYPAQDARDMLKQWVAMRRLVKK from the coding sequence TTGAAGACATCATATACAATTGAGGAAATTAACGACGTATTACAAGGCGAATTAATTGGCCATACTACACAAGAAATTAACGGACCAGAACAATTACAAAACGCGAATAATAATCATATCACTTTCGTTGGAAGTGTTAAATACGTGAAATTTTGGGCCGACTCTAAAGCATGTGCTGCTGTTGTAAATGATAATTTAAAAATTGAAGCTGGAGATAATCGCGCTATTATTAAAGTGAAAAATGCCGATTTAGCAATGGCTAAAATACTGGACCTTTTTAATCAGCCAGCTCCCGTATTCGATACCGATATTCACCCAACAGCCGTTATACACGAAACTGCAAAAATTGGTAACGGATGTAAAATTGGAGCCAATTGCTACGTTGGTAAAGATGTAGAATTGGGTAACGAAGTTATACTATACCCTAATGTTTGTGTTTTTGACGAAACCATTATTGGTGATAAAACCATAGTTTGGTCGGGTACCGTAATTCGCGAGCGTTGTATTATTGGTAGTAACTGTATTTTCCATACTAATGTAAGTATTGGTGCCGATGGTTTTGGATACAGACCAAGTGACGATGGTAGAGGCTTAGTTAAAATACCACAAATAGGAAATGTAATTATTGGTCATTTTGTTGAAATTGGAGCAAATTCATGTGTAGATAGAGCCAAATTCAGCTCTACCATAATTGGCGACGGTTGTAAAATTGATAATTTAGTACAGGTGGCTCACAATAGTGTTATGGGACGATCTTGTATTATGGCTGGACATAGTGGCCTTGCAGGTTCTGTTACACTTGGAGATGGTGTTATTATTGGCGGAAGCGCTTCTATTAAAGACCATACCAACATTGATTCGGGAGCAACCGTAGGTGCTGGATCTGGCGTAATGAACGATGTAAAAGCCGGACAAACCGTTTTAGGTTATCCTGCTCAAGATGCTCGCGATATGCTAAAACAATGGGTTGCTATGCGAAGATTAGTTAAGAAATAA
- a CDS encoding LysE family translocator, producing the protein MTFLTCLLFGFLIAASGSIVPSFLNLTVVKFSLKSGRKSAFYLIGGFATVLFFQANIGAYLSSVLMENSEYITLIQKVGTGILLLLSANFFRLYFTSKKQIKKQEIDKSKAYLHGIGMSLLNTFAIPFYFTSISLLIGLEYFEYSLLNSLYFSIGSTAGSFTLYAVYATVASRIEHKLTFIATRMDFILGCLTGVVGVGNLIYLL; encoded by the coding sequence ATGACTTTTTTAACCTGCTTACTTTTTGGATTTCTTATTGCTGCTTCCGGTAGTATTGTGCCTAGTTTTTTAAATCTTACAGTTGTTAAGTTTAGTTTGAAAAGTGGACGGAAATCGGCTTTTTATCTCATTGGTGGTTTTGCTACAGTATTGTTCTTTCAAGCTAATATAGGCGCATATCTTTCAAGCGTTTTAATGGAGAATTCAGAATATATTACCCTGATACAAAAAGTAGGTACAGGTATTCTTCTCCTATTATCAGCAAACTTTTTTAGGTTATATTTTACTTCAAAAAAGCAAATTAAAAAACAAGAAATCGATAAGTCTAAAGCTTACTTACACGGTATTGGTATGTCTTTATTAAATACTTTTGCCATTCCGTTTTACTTCACGTCTATTTCTTTGCTAATAGGTTTAGAGTATTTCGAATACTCACTTCTTAATAGTTTATATTTCTCTATAGGTTCTACGGCGGGCTCATTTACGTTGTATGCCGTGTATGCCACAGTAGCGAGCAGAATTGAACACAAGCTTACTTTTATAGCAACTAGAATGGATTTTATTTTAGGCTGTTTAACAGGAGTTGTTGGAGTTGGGAACTTAATTTATTTGTTGTAA
- a CDS encoding transmembrane 220 family protein: MKIVLKVLGIIFGVLFIFGAIVQYNDPDPILWIIIYTIASIASFSYAVNKMPKMVLLVIGTLFLIGFFSAYPETFEGFEIGIGDIKNVEEAREAYGLLLMAIVMFLFGGLSFLERK, from the coding sequence ATGAAAATAGTATTAAAAGTACTCGGTATTATATTTGGTGTTTTATTCATTTTTGGAGCTATTGTGCAATACAACGACCCAGACCCTATATTATGGATTATTATTTATACCATTGCTTCTATTGCTAGTTTTAGTTATGCCGTTAACAAAATGCCTAAAATGGTTCTACTTGTTATTGGCACTTTATTCTTAATCGGTTTTTTCTCAGCCTACCCAGAAACTTTTGAAGGTTTTGAAATAGGTATAGGAGATATAAAAAATGTAGAAGAAGCACGAGAAGCTTACGGATTATTGCTAATGGCAATTGTTATGTTTTTGTTTGGTGGACTTTCTTTTTTAGAGAGGAAGTGA
- a CDS encoding zinc-dependent peptidase, with translation MAFTIAFILLVAFALYTLYATKKKKAEKFPANWHNKIMRHVNFYKGLSTAEQKRFQRRIMVFLSEVNIESVGFNLEDLDKILIACSAVIPVFNFEEWHYKNLSTVLVYPDHFNENLGFAQTDENRQIAGMVGTGQFEHQMILSRKALHGGFQKKSHIHNTGIHEFVHLIDKLDGLTDGVPETLIQQPYVIPWLKIIHKEMEDINNNKSDIRNYGGTNEAEFLAVASEYFFEQPEKMKKKHPDLYQMLEVCFRVKDSSKT, from the coding sequence ATGGCATTTACTATTGCTTTTATACTATTAGTGGCTTTCGCTCTTTACACCCTTTATGCAACTAAAAAGAAGAAGGCTGAAAAATTCCCCGCTAATTGGCATAACAAAATCATGCGACATGTTAATTTTTATAAAGGTTTATCTACCGCTGAACAAAAACGATTCCAGCGGCGGATTATGGTATTTTTAAGTGAAGTAAATATTGAAAGTGTAGGTTTCAACCTTGAAGATCTCGATAAAATATTAATTGCATGTAGCGCTGTTATTCCTGTTTTTAATTTCGAGGAATGGCATTACAAAAATTTAAGTACGGTTTTGGTTTATCCAGATCATTTTAATGAAAATTTAGGTTTTGCCCAAACCGATGAAAACCGACAAATTGCAGGTATGGTTGGTACCGGACAATTTGAACATCAAATGATTTTATCACGAAAAGCACTCCACGGTGGTTTTCAAAAAAAATCTCATATTCACAATACAGGTATTCATGAGTTTGTACATTTAATAGACAAACTAGATGGTTTAACAGATGGCGTACCAGAAACCTTAATACAGCAGCCCTACGTTATACCTTGGTTAAAAATTATCCATAAAGAAATGGAGGATATAAATAACAATAAATCTGACATTAGAAATTATGGAGGTACCAATGAAGCCGAATTTTTAGCTGTAGCTTCGGAATATTTTTTTGAACAACCTGAAAAGATGAAGAAAAAACATCCAGACTTGTATCAAATGCTTGAAGTTTGCTTTCGTGTAAAAGATAGTTCTAAAACGTAA